One Misgurnus anguillicaudatus chromosome 22, ASM2758022v2, whole genome shotgun sequence DNA segment encodes these proteins:
- the LOC129440871 gene encoding uncharacterized protein: protein MAHCGDLTVEHEGDKLIDLSDPLQEEGFGVDAAEVLPLYENCLGCSDCEPGCSTSRQNGCGRSSWAGDRSACADDEADWSKSQMNACDQASWADDNGLPSSGQQTPNTTHPSVDENNDESSKKILKENPQLVHEFRNRILAQYEEIKKYLDNCERELHRRFDTFDRKLQELNDRLCQIYVLLDAHDGAVQTSLDRQRSAIEEIAHLLRCLLVGGKPTSRCI from the exons ATGGCACACTGTGGCG ATCTGACCGTCGAACACGAGGGGGACAAACTGATAGATCTTTCAGATCCCTTGCAGGAGGAGGGGTTCGGCGTTGATGCAGCAGAGGTCCTACCACTATACG AAAACTGTCTCGGGTGTAGCGATTGCGAGCCTGGCTGTAGCACCTCACGCCAGAACGGATGTGGTCGTTCATCTTGGGCTGGTGATCGTAGCGCATGCGCTGATGATGAGGCAGACTGGTCCAAGTCGCAGATGAACGCTTGCGATCAAGCTTCCTGGGCTGATGACAACGGATTACCATCGAGCGGTCAGCAGACACCGAACACTACTCATCCTTCTGTTGATGAAAATAATGATGAAAGCtcaaaaaaaatcctaaaagAAAATCCTCAACTGGTTCATGAATTTCGCAACAGAATACTGGCTCAATATGAagagataaaaaaatatttagacaattGTGAGCGTGAGCTTCATAGAAGATTTGACACTTTCGACCGCAAACTACAAGAGTTAAACGATCGTTTATGCCAGATTTACGTTCTGCTAGATGCTCATGACGGTGCTGTTCAGACGAGTCTAGATAGACAGCGTTCAGCCATAGAGGAAATAGCTCATCTTCTTCGGTGTTTATTGGTGGGTGGCAAACCAACTAGTAGGTGCATTTAG
- the ufc1 gene encoding ubiquitin-fold modifier-conjugating enzyme 1, with protein sequence MADEATRKVVSEIPLLKTNSGPRDKELWVQRLREEYMSLIKYVENNKKDDNDWFRLESNKDGTRWFGKCWYIHELLKYEFDIEFDIPVTYPATAPEVAIPELDGKTAKMYRGGKICLTDHFKPLWARNVPKFGLAHLMALGLGPWLAVEIPDLIAKGIIQHKDQQNS encoded by the exons ATGGCAGATGAAGCCACTAGGAAAGTAGTCTCTGAAATACCgctgttaaaaacaaattcagGACCAAGAGACAAAGAGTTATGGGTTCAGAGGCTTCGAGAAGAATATATGTCCCTAATTAAG tatgttgaaaataacaaaaaagatgATAATGATTGGTTCCGCCTAGAGTCCAACAAAGATGGCACAAG gtGGTTTGGAAAATGCTGGTATATTCACGAGCTTCTGAAATATGAGTTTGACATAGAATTTGAT ATTCCAGTTACATATCCAGCCACAGCTCCAGAGGTTGCTATTCCTGAGCTGGACGGAAAGACGGCAAAGATGTACAG aGGTGGCAAAATCTGCTTGACAGATCACTTCAAACCACTGTGGGCAAGAAATGTACCAAAGTTCGGGTTGGCTCATCTTATGGCTTTGGGA CTTGGACCATGGCTTGCGGTTGAGATTCCAGACCTCATTGCAAAAGGCATTATTCAACATAAAGATCAGCAAAATAGTTAA
- the LOC129440876 gene encoding mitochondrial import receptor subunit TOM40B, with the protein MGSVLALSTRPGRQNSPFPQERPLSRFDRRDGRLPNPGSFDGLHRSCKDVFPQQIEGVKLVINKTLSSFFKVSHTFHLSAVAPSAYRLHAEHLQSDADSKETYSPILIGEMDSSGSLNAHSLFHLSEKIRAKAVFQTQQAQFVTWQFETEYRGSDFTAAVTMANPDVLRESVIMVAHFLQSVSPQLVLGGELVYHRGRAEEGGSLTLAGQYSGPNWVATLNAGKGGAHASYYHKANKQIQVGVEFEASTRTQETTFSFGYQMELPEARMVFKGMLDSRCIIGGVLEKRLCPLPATLIMGAFVNHRADKLQVGLGVNVG; encoded by the exons ATGGGCAGTGTGCTGGCCTTGTCAACCCGTCCGGGGCGTCAGAACTCACCCTTTCCCCAAGAAAGACCCCTGTCACGGTTTGACAGAAGAGATGGACGGTTGCCTAACCCGGGAAGCTTTGATGGCCTTCACCGCAGCTGCAAAG ATGTATTTCCACAGCAGATTGAAGGGGTCAAATTGGTGATTAACAAGACTCTTAGCAGTTTTTTCAAG GTCAGCCACACTTTTCACCTGAGTGCTGTTGCTCCATCTGCTTATCGCTTACATGCTGAACACCTACAATCAGACGCTGACAGCAAAGAAACA TACTCCCCTATTCTTATTGGTGAAATGGACTCTTCTGGCAGCCTAAATGCACACTCTTTATTCCATCTAAGTGAGAAGATAAGAGCTAAAGCAGTTTTTCAG ACTCAGCAGGCACAGTTTGTCACGTGGCAGTTTGAGACTGAATACAGGGGCAGTGACTTCACGGCGGCAGTCACTATGGCCAACCCTGATGTTCTGAGAGAATCAG TCATCATGGTTGCGCACTTTCTTCAGAGTGTATCCCCACAGCTGGTACTGGGGGGAGAGCTGGTGTACCATCGCGGTCGTGCAGAAGAAGGTGGCAGTCTTACCCTGGCTGGCCAATACTCGG GGCCAAATTGGGTGGCAACACTAAATGCTGGTAAGGGAGGCGCGCATGCTAGCTACTACCACAAGGCCAACAAACAG ATTCAGGTGGGAGTGGAGTTTGAGGCGAGCACTAGGACCCAGGAGACAACATTCTCTTTTGGTTACCAAATGGAACTTCCGGAAGCTAGAATGGTTTTTAAAG gaATGCTGGACAGCCGCTGTATCATCGGTGGGGTTCTCGAGAAGCGACTCTGTCCTCTTCCTGCAACGTTAATCATGGGAGCCTTCGTCAATCACAGAGCAGACAAGCTGCAGGTCGGCCTTGGAGTCAATGTAGGTTAG